Part of the Juglans regia cultivar Chandler chromosome 14, Walnut 2.0, whole genome shotgun sequence genome, GAAGGTGCCTAATTGCTTAATCGAGGATCCATCAGTGCATTACcttgattctatttttttttttaaaaagatgtcTTCTAGATGAGTCAAGTTTTCATTTGTTAATACactatgtatttaattttatcaaattttcctttcattcaatAAAGGAGTGATTGATTTGTAATTTCATTCTTTCCCTTTGTTTAGTGTGTATAACAAacttctaaattaatttaactgCTAAGGGAACATTTAGGGGATActtggaaaatgagatgagatgagaattttgtgaatagtagtaagatggtttgtgaatggcagtgagatagtttgagttaagtatttattgggttttgggaaaggagagagaaaaagttgaataaaaaatagtataaagttaaaacattgttacaatataatttttttaatataattttttttttggattgaaaaaagttgaattgttttttgtttgaaaatttaggaaagtcataatgattagtttaaaaaagttgtaatgattagtttgaaagtgtttgtgtttaaatgatgtttgagaatgaaatgagatgggatgggatgagatgagatgggaggggatgagatttgtttccaaacatctcctaagttTCTCTTCTCAAATTACACTTTCTCCTCTTTAGTGAAAAGTTTgagattcaatatatataatgcttttCTTACCACATTTATCATGCAAAATACGTTGAGATGTTTTTTCTAAGGTTTTTTGAAAACAGCAGTCCAACTGGTTGGAGAAATTAGTGGATCGTCATTTATATCCTACATCTAATTGTTATGAGGGAATATGTAATACATTTTTTGTCCGTACATTTAATGCATTGAATGGGTATTCGTATTCTTTTAGGATCAGGACTAGgtatattattctttaatttgGTGACAACACGATGTCttcattggaataagattaaaattcttataatacccatgatatttttttccctaaaagaccacaatttttattttctaaaagtgAAATGTGAAAACTTTTTTGAACATGGTGGTCTGACCACTCCATTGATTTTTACTTTGGGTGGCTGGTCGCCCAAAagtattacaatttttcaaatttagaaaaaatgtaAAGTTTTTGACTATTTACTCTTTCATGTAATTTGTAGGTGAGTGGTTCAAGAATGAAGGTTGCTGGAAGATTCAAACCTTGTACTCACATGGGTTGTTTTGATCTTGAGGTCTTTGTGGAGTTAAATCAACGTTCTAGAAAGGCAAGCTTCAAATACATGATGTGACTTTTTTTCAGGTCCTTTTTAGTGATTTATGTGTTTAAATGAACATTGGACTGTGGATGCAGTGGCAATGCCCCATTTGTCTCAAGAACTATGCATTGGAGAATATCATTATCGACCCTTACTTCAATCGTATTACATCTATGGTAGTACCTTTTTCTGCTTTCTGAAATTATACTTCTCACAAATgttgatgagatgaattaacaCGTACTTCTCTTGTTAACGGATGAGGTACTGTGGCGAAGATGTAGCAGAGATTGAGGTGAAGCCTGATGGCTCTTGGCGTGTAAAGACTAAAAATGAAAGTGAACGAAGGGATATGGGGGATCTTGCACAGTGGCATTTTCCAGATGGTACTATTTGTGTTCCTGATGCACAAGTTAAACCAAGAGTGGAAGTGTTGAAGGAGATCAAACGTGAAGGTATTTCAGAAGGTCATACTGGTTTGAAACTAGGAATAAGGAAAAATCGTAATGGCTTATGGGAGTTCAGCAAACCAGAAGATATGAACACCTCTTCTGAGAATGGATTACAAGAAAGGTTTGCAAACTATGAGCAAAAAGTTATTCCAATGAGCAGCAGTGCCACCGGAAGTGGTAGGGATGGTGAAGATCAAAGTGTAAATCAGGATGGAGGTGGGAATTTTGACTTTTCTACCCGCAATGGGATCGAGATGGATTCGATATCTTTGAATGTTGATTCAGCATATGGATTTACTGGACGGAATCCCTCTGCACCAGTAGGTAGTGCAGATGTTATTGTTCTGAGTGACTCAGAAGGAGAGGATGACATAATAATATCTTCTGGAACTGTCTACAAGAACAATCCAACTGATGCTGGTGGGGTAAACTTTTCTGTTCCCTCTCCTGGGATTGCTGAAATATACCCAGAAGATCCCACTCTTGGAGTGGGTGGAAGTTCATGCTTgggtatttttaatgatgatcaATTTGGGATGCCTCTCTGGCCACTACCTCCCGGAACTCAAGCGGGTCCGGGTTTTCAATTATTTAGTTCTGATGTAGATGTGCCAGATGGCCTAGTGGGTTTGCAACATGGCTCTATGAATTGTTCTTCCTCAATGGATGGCTATACATTGGCTCCAGAGACTGCCATGGGGTCTGCTACCTTACTATCAGATCCTTCTATTGGTCGCTCTGATACTGACATAATTGATGGATTAGTTGATAATCCCTTGGCATTTGCTGGGGACGATCCATCGCTTCAAATATTTCTTCCCACAAGACCCTCAGATGTGGCGGTACAGACTGATATGAGAGATCGGGTTGATGTGTCAAATGGTGTTCGTACTGAGGATTGGATTTCTCTTAGTCTTGGGGGCGGTGCCAGCGGCAGTAATGGTGAATTGGCAGGCCCAAATGGATTGAATCCAAGAGAACAAATGCCATCGAGGGAAGGTGCCTTGGATTCATTGGCAGATACTGGTATGTTCCCATCTGACTTTAATTTAGCTTGAGTCTTAATTAAGAGTTCACACATCCTGGTAGGCTTTTTGGAGAAATGCTTCAGGTGTGATCTTTGTGCAAGGGTGCATGGTTTTTTTGCAGACGTGACTGTTGTCATCAGTGGAAGTTTGGTTAGAGAGATTATTCTGGTAGTTTCAGAAATTTTCCTTTAGACATATTTCTTAGGATTTGAAACCACGTCTTGAAATCTGAATGCATCATTGGTGTTGacttgttaaattatttattgtatttttattgagcACCCTTTTAACCTGGAATTCCAGAAAATTCAAAACTCTCctgtctttaattttttatcttttttgataaggaTGATGTTCTGTCCTCCCTTCTGCAGCTTCTTTGCTTCTTGGTATGAATGACAGTAGATCCGACATGTCAAGCAGACAACGATCAGATAGCCCTTTCTCGTTTCCTCGTCAAAAACGTTCTGTAAGGCCGCGATTGTACCTCTCTATTGAATCGGACTCTGAATAGAGAAACTGGACCTATTTTGTCGGCATTTGAACTTTTTTTCAGGATAGAAAACGCAACATCCAGTGAGCCTGTGATCGGTCGCTTTCCAAGTTCAGTATTAGTAGTGAGTATGTTGACAAACATTTTGGTGTGCATCGAATGTAAATGTGTTCTAATGATCGATGGCAGAACAAATCAAGAAAACTGTTATTGCCTAATGAGAAAACTGCTACCACTTGCAGAATCTGTTTTCCCCTTTTGTACTAACAATTGGTAAAGTTACTGGTCTTCTATTTAATTTCCAAATGTTTCTGTTTAGACTTGATAAACGTGCTTCTAATGACCATTGTTTTAACAGGTTCACTTCATGCTTTTCTGTTCAATCCCCCATTGAAGATCTGCAGGTGCAGTGCTGGTAATTTGTACAGGAGATGGTAATTTTATTCTGGATAGATGGAATTAAATCCATTGGTTTAAAACCTTTGGGTTTTAAAGGGGGAGAGCCCCCCTTAGAAATACATATATCTGCCGATTTGTCTCTGTTTTATGAGACCAAATAGCCTGTAAATGTTCATTTGAATcgagttttatttttagaaaaatttatagtTATTCAAATAGACGCCTTTACTCGAGTATTGCATGGTATTCAAACTTTTTGTTGTCTTCACAATCAATCATGTAAAGTTTTATGTTAAAAAGCACTTGGTGGTTTGTTGGGGAACCCTCCATATCAAGGATTCAAGATCgttgaaataaaaacaaagtgaGTGCTTCTTGGCAAGTATTATTACCctattcttcttcttattattctctcgctgctctctctctctctctaaattgaATTGAAGCAAATTGGAACTGTTTGAAAgtatggtttttatttgttttctctgTCACCATTTCACTTGCAAAGCTTGGAAACTTGTCTGATGCTTGCATTTTTCTGATATGAATCGCACACTTGGAAGCCATGAGATGCAGTGTGATTTATTTCTGAATGTTCGGAGCCGTGCAGATCCTAAAATTTAGGGATGTCTCAGAATCGAGAATGTCTTCTACCTGATTATTAGTTTTCCTGTATGTTGGCCAATATTACTGAAACGGCATGGTGGCTGGTTTAGTTACAGATGCTAGAGGTTTGTCTGTCTTGCCTGAATATATTAGAACTCGTATGACACCTTGAAGATTGTTGAGTTACGTTTGGTGGATCCTTTATATTTTGACGTTGCAAGAACTTTGCTCTCGGCCGTTTATTGAAATTAACAAGTATTTTGTGGGTAAAATAGAAGATTTTGTTGGTAAAAGCAGACTTTCAAAGTATATGAGACTCGGGTAGATGTCTTGTATTTTGTGGGTAAAGTTTAGAATAGAAGATTCCCAACCCGTCCAAATGACCCGACCCGACCTGGCTGATAAATGGTTAAAAGTATTTTTGGGTCGAACCCGTGGTGTGGAAACCCCCCCCTAAAGTCACGCAAATCAAACCCTAGCTTTGTCTCGTTGCCTCTGTGTTCCCAACCCAATCCTTTACCCTCTTTActtcttgctctctctctcatttttctccatttttctctGTTAAAGGATTGAGGCCGCTGAGGACACTCTGTTCGACGAGTTCATTGCCGATGAGATTGAGGCAGCCGACATCCTGCTCCATCGAAAGACTTGAGACGAAGCACCACCAACTCCTCTCAGCCCACCACCGAACTAGAAAGTTTCAGAAAGTAGAAGTAAAATTCTTGGAAAACTGCATGTGCTTCGTCAAGAGTGGGTAGGTCGGGATTTCCCTTTGCCGAGAGAGACCCAGTGGATTGGAGCCATTGAAGAAGTAATATGAAAGATGAATGCTACAGAACCCCAATCTCTAGCTCCAAGCGTTGCTCTTCCAGTTGGGTTTTACTCCGTGAACCTAACAATCGTTACAAACCCTTCCTCCTCTTCACCTTCCTCTCCATCTTCGTTTTCCTCATTTTGATTTTGGATTTCTTCGTTGCTCTCTGACTTGATGTTCTTCACCTGATATTGCATTTTTCGCCCTTTCAATAGCTTCGGACTTGTTTGCTCCTTGTTCGAGTGTACATTTGTTGCAGCCTTTTTCTTGCAAGAAAACATTAAGAACAGGATGACCCGATATCGGGTCGGGCTGGGCTAAGTTGTTTCCACAATCATGCGGGTTGTCGGGCCCAGATACTAAACGGTTTTAGTCGGGTTGTAGCCCTAAGTGTGCGTAGGAAATACCTTTATATCGTAGAGAGACATAACAATATAGAAAGtgtgttattattttatatatatacatcttagttaattttctttgtaaatATCTTCCAATTAAACTCTATTTTCACAAACCCGAGAAATAACACAGGTTTTTCTAAAGTAAAATAtgctctcatttttttaataaatttttttaaaaaattataggcTTGGCCCTTAGATCACCTCGGTATTCTCCCCACATTTGTTTGACTCTGGAGTGCCGTGgcctgtttttgtttttcttcttattaaatATTGACTGGTTGGTGGACTTTTCTTTTACCTTTTAGATCACGCCACCAATTTGATAATCTTTGGAGGTACCCAACAAAAGATTATTCCCCGTATTACACCTTCTACCATCGTTGAATCTTTGATGTCGGTTCCATTTTGAGATTGAAGACCTACATGAGTAAAGTAGACCCTTGCAGTAAAGTTAATTCCTAATTGGAAGGATAGGTTTGACAAGTGGGGTGagatacataatttttattttatcttattattataatttttattttaaatttttaaataaaatataataaaaaatttaatttttttaaaattttaaaataataataagattaacaaaataatattttaaactttcatctaaaataaaaaatgtctcTCAAATCCTCCTGAAGACTAAAGATTAAgagcaaaattaaaattttatagaagatagttaataaattgacgtgatttgatataatacatcaaatatattttatatgataaaaagaagataaattatattaaattacgttaatttataaatttatatatagaccaagcatttttctttttattatattattaacagTTTGTTAATACATCGATGGAGTTCtacatttaaaagaaattagaaaatcattttaaaaaaaagagaaaaaataaaaagcctgGCAACTTGGATCTTGCGGGACTCGCTTGTTGTCCTGCTGTGCTTGGGTTGAACCAAATTCTTTTTGCTTTAAAGGTTTTATGCATCACAGTTTG contains:
- the LOC108990084 gene encoding E3 SUMO-protein ligase SIZ1-like isoform X1; the protein is MDLVASCKDKLAYFRIKELKDVLTQLGLSKQGKKQDLVDRILAVLSDEEVSKMWPKKNGVGKELAAKLVDDIFRKMQVSGATDLASKGQGVSDSSNVKVKGEIDDQFQPDTKIRCLCGNSLESESMIKCEDPRCHVWQHIGCVIIMEKPTEGNPQVPDLFYCELCRLSRADPFWVTVANPLYPVKWTNTNIPTDGTNPVQSLEKTFQLTRADKDLLAKQEYDVQAWCMLLNDKVPFRMQWPQYVDLHLQVNGMPVRAINRPGSQLLGANGRDDGPIITPYTKDGINKISLSGCDARIFCLGVRIVKRRTVHQILSMIPKESEGESFEDALARVCRIGGGTATDNADSDSDVEVVADYFGVNLKCPVSGSRMKVAGRFKPCTHMGCFDLEVFVELNQRSRKWQCPICLKNYALENIIIDPYFNRITSMMRYCGEDVAEIEVKPDGSWRVKTKNESERRDMGDLAQWHFPDGTICVPDAQVKPRVEVLKEIKREGISEGHTGLKLGIRKNRNGLWEFSKPEDMNTSSENGLQERFANYEQKVIPMSSSATGSGRDGEDQSVNQDGGGNFDFSTRNGIEMDSISLNVDSAYGFTGRNPSAPVGSADVIVLSDSEGEDDIIISSGTVYKNNPTDAGGVNFSVPSPGIAEIYPEDPTLGVGGSSCLGIFNDDQFGMPLWPLPPGTQAGPGFQLFSSDVDVPDGLVGLQHGSMNCSSSMDGYTLAPETAMGSATLLSDPSIGRSDTDIIDGLVDNPLAFAGDDPSLQIFLPTRPSDVAVQTDMRDRVDVSNGVRTEDWISLSLGGGASGSNGELAGPNGLNPREQMPSREGALDSLADTASLLLGMNDSRSDMSSRQRSDSPFSFPRQKRSVRPRLYLSIESDSE
- the LOC108990084 gene encoding E3 SUMO-protein ligase SIZ1-like isoform X2 — protein: MDLVASCKDKLAYFRIKELKDVLTQLGLSKQGKKQDLVDRILAVLSDEEVSKMWPKKNGVGKELAAKLVDDIFRKMQVSGATDLASKGQGVSDSSNVKVKGEIDDQFQPDTKIRCLCGNSLESESMIKCEDPRCHVWQHIGCVIIMEKPTEGNPQVPDLFYCELCRLSRADPFWVTVANPLYPVKWTNTNIPTDGTNPVQSLEKTFQLTRADKDLLAKQEYDVQAWCMLLNDKVPFRMQWPQYVDLHLQVNGMPVRAINRPGSQLLGANGRDDGPIITPYTKDGINKISLSGCDARIFCLGVRIVKRRTVHQILSMIPKESEGESFEDALARVCRIGGGTATDNADSDSDVEVVADYFGVNLKCPVSGSRMKVAGRFKPCTHMGCFDLEVFVELNQRSRKWQCPICLKNYALENIIIDPYFNRITSMMRYCGEDVAEIEVKPDGSWRVKTKNESERRDMGDLAQWHFPDGTICVPDAQVKPRVEVLKEIKREGISEGHTGLKLGIRKNRNGLWEFSKPEDMNTSSENGLQERFANYEQKVIPMSSSATGSGRDGEDQSVNQDGGGNFDFSTRNGIEMDSISLNVDSAYGFTGRNPSAPVGSADVIVLSDSEGEDDIIISSGTVYKNNPTDAGGVNFSVPSPGIAEIYPEDPTLGVGGSSCLGIFNDDQFGMPLWPLPPGTQAGPGFQLFSSDVDVPDGLVGLQHGSMNCSSSMDGYTLAPETAMGSATLLSDPSIGRSDTDIIDGLVDNPLAFAGDDPSLQIFLPTRPSDVAVQTDMRDRVDVSNGVRTEDWISLSLGGGASGSNGELAGPNGLNPREQMPSREGALDSLADTASLLLGMNDSRSDMSSRQRSDSPFSFPRQKRSDRKRNIQ
- the LOC108990084 gene encoding E3 SUMO-protein ligase SIZ1-like isoform X3; protein product: MDLVASCKDKLAYFRIKELKDVLTQLGLSKQGKKQDLVDRILAVLSDEEVSKMWPKKNGVGKELAAKLVDDIFRKMQVSGATDLASKGQGVSDSSNVKVKGEIDDQFQPDTKIRCLCGNSLESESMIKCEDPRCHVWQHIGCVIIMEKPTEGNPQVPDLFYCELCRLSRADPTNPVQSLEKTFQLTRADKDLLAKQEYDVQAWCMLLNDKVPFRMQWPQYVDLHLQVNGMPVRAINRPGSQLLGANGRDDGPIITPYTKDGINKISLSGCDARIFCLGVRIVKRRTVHQILSMIPKESEGESFEDALARVCRIGGGTATDNADSDSDVEVVADYFGVNLKCPVSGSRMKVAGRFKPCTHMGCFDLEVFVELNQRSRKWQCPICLKNYALENIIIDPYFNRITSMMRYCGEDVAEIEVKPDGSWRVKTKNESERRDMGDLAQWHFPDGTICVPDAQVKPRVEVLKEIKREGISEGHTGLKLGIRKNRNGLWEFSKPEDMNTSSENGLQERFANYEQKVIPMSSSATGSGRDGEDQSVNQDGGGNFDFSTRNGIEMDSISLNVDSAYGFTGRNPSAPVGSADVIVLSDSEGEDDIIISSGTVYKNNPTDAGGVNFSVPSPGIAEIYPEDPTLGVGGSSCLGIFNDDQFGMPLWPLPPGTQAGPGFQLFSSDVDVPDGLVGLQHGSMNCSSSMDGYTLAPETAMGSATLLSDPSIGRSDTDIIDGLVDNPLAFAGDDPSLQIFLPTRPSDVAVQTDMRDRVDVSNGVRTEDWISLSLGGGASGSNGELAGPNGLNPREQMPSREGALDSLADTASLLLGMNDSRSDMSSRQRSDSPFSFPRQKRSVRPRLYLSIESDSE
- the LOC108990084 gene encoding E3 SUMO-protein ligase SIZ1-like isoform X4, with the protein product MHKFIFSKMWPKKNGVGKELAAKLVDDIFRKMQVSGATDLASKGQGVSDSSNVKVKGEIDDQFQPDTKIRCLCGNSLESESMIKCEDPRCHVWQHIGCVIIMEKPTEGNPQVPDLFYCELCRLSRADPFWVTVANPLYPVKWTNTNIPTDGTNPVQSLEKTFQLTRADKDLLAKQEYDVQAWCMLLNDKVPFRMQWPQYVDLHLQVNGMPVRAINRPGSQLLGANGRDDGPIITPYTKDGINKISLSGCDARIFCLGVRIVKRRTVHQILSMIPKESEGESFEDALARVCRIGGGTATDNADSDSDVEVVADYFGVNLKCPVSGSRMKVAGRFKPCTHMGCFDLEVFVELNQRSRKWQCPICLKNYALENIIIDPYFNRITSMMRYCGEDVAEIEVKPDGSWRVKTKNESERRDMGDLAQWHFPDGTICVPDAQVKPRVEVLKEIKREGISEGHTGLKLGIRKNRNGLWEFSKPEDMNTSSENGLQERFANYEQKVIPMSSSATGSGRDGEDQSVNQDGGGNFDFSTRNGIEMDSISLNVDSAYGFTGRNPSAPVGSADVIVLSDSEGEDDIIISSGTVYKNNPTDAGGVNFSVPSPGIAEIYPEDPTLGVGGSSCLGIFNDDQFGMPLWPLPPGTQAGPGFQLFSSDVDVPDGLVGLQHGSMNCSSSMDGYTLAPETAMGSATLLSDPSIGRSDTDIIDGLVDNPLAFAGDDPSLQIFLPTRPSDVAVQTDMRDRVDVSNGVRTEDWISLSLGGGASGSNGELAGPNGLNPREQMPSREGALDSLADTASLLLGMNDSRSDMSSRQRSDSPFSFPRQKRSVRPRLYLSIESDSE
- the LOC108990084 gene encoding E3 SUMO-protein ligase SIZ1-like isoform X5 gives rise to the protein MHYQKMQVSGATDLASKGQGVSDSSNVKVKGEIDDQFQPDTKIRCLCGNSLESESMIKCEDPRCHVWQHIGCVIIMEKPTEGNPQVPDLFYCELCRLSRADPFWVTVANPLYPVKWTNTNIPTDGTNPVQSLEKTFQLTRADKDLLAKQEYDVQAWCMLLNDKVPFRMQWPQYVDLHLQVNGMPVRAINRPGSQLLGANGRDDGPIITPYTKDGINKISLSGCDARIFCLGVRIVKRRTVHQILSMIPKESEGESFEDALARVCRIGGGTATDNADSDSDVEVVADYFGVNLKCPVSGSRMKVAGRFKPCTHMGCFDLEVFVELNQRSRKWQCPICLKNYALENIIIDPYFNRITSMMRYCGEDVAEIEVKPDGSWRVKTKNESERRDMGDLAQWHFPDGTICVPDAQVKPRVEVLKEIKREGISEGHTGLKLGIRKNRNGLWEFSKPEDMNTSSENGLQERFANYEQKVIPMSSSATGSGRDGEDQSVNQDGGGNFDFSTRNGIEMDSISLNVDSAYGFTGRNPSAPVGSADVIVLSDSEGEDDIIISSGTVYKNNPTDAGGVNFSVPSPGIAEIYPEDPTLGVGGSSCLGIFNDDQFGMPLWPLPPGTQAGPGFQLFSSDVDVPDGLVGLQHGSMNCSSSMDGYTLAPETAMGSATLLSDPSIGRSDTDIIDGLVDNPLAFAGDDPSLQIFLPTRPSDVAVQTDMRDRVDVSNGVRTEDWISLSLGGGASGSNGELAGPNGLNPREQMPSREGALDSLADTASLLLGMNDSRSDMSSRQRSDSPFSFPRQKRSVRPRLYLSIESDSE